Proteins encoded within one genomic window of Bacteroidota bacterium:
- a CDS encoding phage holin family protein — MNFIIKVIISTLAVLVTSYLLPKTMVHVDGFVTALIVAIVLAFLNAIVKPIMILLTIPATIFSLGLFLLVINAVIILIADYFIDGFKVYGFWSALIFSIVLTIVNSIFEAIRRNDEQRDS; from the coding sequence ATGAATTTTATCATCAAAGTCATTATCTCTACACTGGCGGTTCTCGTCACGTCCTATTTATTACCGAAGACGATGGTGCATGTGGATGGATTTGTAACGGCGCTTATTGTCGCGATCGTACTTGCGTTCCTGAATGCAATTGTAAAACCGATCATGATCCTGCTTACAATTCCTGCAACCATTTTTTCGCTCGGACTTTTTCTGCTCGTGATCAACGCGGTCATTATTCTCATTGCCGATTATTTTATTGATGGTTTTAAAGTGTACGGATTCTGGTCGGCACTCATCTTTTCAATTGTGCTTACGATCGTGAACAGTATTTTTGAAGCGATCAGGAGGAATGATGAACAACGGGATTCATAA
- a CDS encoding deoxyguanosinetriphosphate triphosphohydrolase: MNWATLFSEARLGDKHFKRLASPERTNFERDFDRVVFSSAFRRLQDKTQVIPLPESDFVHTRLTHSLEVSCVARSLGKTIGKIIIDRHKLSDIHSSDFGAICATAALAHDIGNPPFGHSGESSISNYFKNGNGKIFSGKMNDNEWSDLVNFEGNANGFKLLTNYNDSSGGNIGLTFSTLAAFTKYPTRSNKLKKHEEIFKGKVSQKKYGYFQSEKNIFETIFSHLEIDRLTEYAWRRHPLAYLVEAADDICYRIIDFEDGIRIGLIPFSTGEELLKEVTGKDFDSKKYSAITDQREKISYLRAKAINTLVNNVTEIFLAKEKNILNGKFDRSLVDVMKGNIAQPLNELLNISIDNVYRSKNVLQIEIAGFNVVAELLDIFISAVNDHHAYGKELRKQKPHSDKVIRLFPKQFLQNTNENVYLQLLRVCEFVAGMTDTYAVSLYRRLKGIELPK; the protein is encoded by the coding sequence ATGAACTGGGCGACTCTTTTTTCCGAAGCACGATTAGGCGATAAACATTTCAAACGTCTCGCCTCTCCGGAGCGTACAAATTTTGAACGTGATTTTGACCGTGTTGTTTTTTCTTCGGCATTCCGTCGTTTGCAGGATAAGACGCAGGTCATTCCCCTTCCCGAAAGCGATTTTGTGCACACGCGCCTTACGCACTCGCTCGAGGTTTCGTGCGTGGCCCGCTCATTAGGAAAAACGATCGGCAAAATAATCATTGACCGGCACAAACTTTCCGATATTCATTCTTCCGATTTCGGAGCGATCTGTGCAACGGCTGCATTGGCTCATGATATCGGCAATCCTCCTTTCGGCCATAGCGGTGAATCTTCGATCAGCAATTATTTTAAAAACGGGAACGGAAAAATATTTTCCGGGAAGATGAATGATAATGAATGGAGTGATCTCGTGAACTTCGAAGGCAACGCGAATGGTTTCAAATTGCTCACGAATTACAATGATTCTTCAGGTGGAAATATCGGCCTTACTTTTTCCACGCTTGCGGCTTTCACAAAATATCCGACGCGGTCGAATAAATTGAAAAAGCACGAAGAAATTTTCAAAGGAAAAGTTTCGCAGAAGAAATATGGTTATTTCCAGAGTGAAAAAAATATTTTCGAAACGATTTTCTCTCATCTCGAAATCGATCGTCTTACGGAATATGCGTGGCGTCGTCACCCACTGGCTTATCTCGTGGAAGCAGCCGACGATATCTGTTACCGGATCATTGATTTTGAAGACGGCATACGCATAGGACTCATCCCATTCTCAACCGGCGAAGAATTGCTGAAAGAAGTAACAGGAAAGGATTTCGATTCAAAAAAATATTCCGCCATTACCGATCAGCGGGAGAAGATCTCGTACCTGCGCGCGAAGGCGATCAACACGCTCGTGAATAACGTGACTGAAATTTTTCTTGCGAAAGAAAAAAATATCCTGAATGGAAAGTTCGACCGTTCGCTGGTGGATGTGATGAAAGGGAATATTGCCCAACCGCTGAATGAACTTTTGAATATCTCTATTGACAATGTTTACCGGAGTAAAAATGTGCTGCAAATAGAAATTGCCGGATTCAATGTGGTGGCGGAGTTACTCGATATTTTTATTTCGGCGGTGAATGATCATCACGCTTACGGAAAAGAATTGCGGAAACAAAAGCCGCACAGCGATAAGGTGATCCGCCTTTTCCCGAAGCAATTCCTGCAGAACACCAATGAAAATGTGTATTTACAATTGTTGCGCGTGTGCGAGTTTGTAGCCGGAATGACGGATACTTATGCGGTGAGTTTGTACAGAAGATTAAAGGGAATTGAATTGCCGAAATAA
- a CDS encoding DUF2779 domain-containing protein — translation MSHYLLSKSSYIKGLQCPKALFFYRHYPQFRDPVSPSRQATFNRGHEVGFLARQLFPGGKDATEKAGPKSKKSVERTAELIAAGENIIYEAAFVGDQVLVLVDILVRDGDGWRAYEVKSSLRLSHSYFRDAELQFYVLKKSGLNVKDFSLVHLNGDYVRNGELDLKKLFRFVSVMQSAEENSESIEKKIAAQKNILKMKQAPEISIGDHCFYPYECDFRGQCWKNIPAGNVFELTGISRSDAQKYFSQGFIFPEQIPDSEPLPVLARLQAHVRMTKETLIVKERIREWLSHLTSEIIFLDIENFQPAIPKYEGTWPFLALPFAFSIHKRNAAGEISFHSFMAEPGPDPREEFLEKFLSETEGDSIILSYDSSAEKNALNLLKRKFTSKTKEIEQRLNRILDLKQPFAEGWYYHPAMSGSVSLKNVLPALVPELHYENIAIQNGIHAMSIYEKLDSMNDLFALAEAKTNLQEYIELDTLGMVRILEVLENSIIQ, via the coding sequence TTGTCTCACTACCTCCTCAGTAAATCTTCTTACATCAAAGGGCTTCAGTGTCCGAAAGCTCTTTTTTTCTATCGGCATTATCCGCAGTTCCGCGATCCTGTTTCCCCTTCGCGACAGGCAACTTTCAATCGCGGACATGAAGTAGGTTTTCTTGCTCGGCAATTATTTCCCGGTGGAAAAGATGCGACGGAAAAAGCGGGGCCAAAATCAAAGAAATCGGTGGAACGTACTGCGGAACTTATTGCTGCAGGAGAAAATATTATTTACGAAGCGGCTTTTGTCGGCGACCAGGTTCTGGTTCTTGTTGATATTCTTGTTCGTGATGGTGATGGATGGAGAGCGTATGAAGTGAAAAGTTCGCTGCGGCTGAGTCATTCTTATTTCCGTGATGCAGAGTTGCAGTTTTATGTGCTGAAAAAATCGGGATTGAATGTGAAGGATTTTTCGCTCGTGCATTTGAACGGCGATTATGTGCGGAATGGTGAACTCGATCTGAAAAAATTATTCCGTTTTGTTTCCGTGATGCAATCTGCCGAAGAAAATTCAGAATCCATTGAAAAAAAGATCGCCGCTCAGAAAAATATTCTGAAGATGAAACAGGCACCCGAAATTTCCATCGGTGATCATTGCTTTTATCCTTACGAATGTGATTTCCGCGGACAATGCTGGAAAAATATTCCGGCTGGAAATGTATTCGAACTCACCGGCATTTCCAGAAGCGACGCGCAGAAATATTTTTCACAGGGATTTATTTTTCCGGAGCAGATCCCCGATTCAGAACCGCTTCCTGTGCTCGCACGCCTACAGGCGCATGTGCGCATGACGAAAGAAACGCTCATCGTGAAAGAGCGGATCCGTGAATGGCTGTCTCATCTTACATCAGAAATTATTTTTCTGGACATCGAAAATTTTCAGCCCGCCATTCCGAAATACGAAGGCACCTGGCCTTTTCTCGCTCTGCCATTCGCATTTTCCATTCACAAACGGAATGCTGCCGGAGAAATTTCCTTTCATTCCTTCATGGCCGAACCCGGGCCTGATCCGAGAGAAGAATTCCTGGAAAAATTTCTTTCTGAAACCGAAGGCGATTCCATTATTCTCTCCTACGACAGTTCGGCAGAAAAAAATGCACTCAATCTCCTGAAAAGAAAATTCACTTCTAAAACAAAGGAGATCGAACAGCGGCTGAATCGTATTCTCGATCTCAAACAACCTTTTGCGGAAGGTTGGTATTATCATCCCGCCATGAGCGGATCGGTATCACTTAAAAATGTTTTGCCTGCGCTTGTTCCTGAATTGCATTATGAAAATATCGCTATCCAGAATGGAATTCATGCGATGTCGATCTATGAAAAATTAGATTCGATGAATGATCTTTTTGCATTGGCTGAAGCAAAAACAAATCTCCAGGAATATATTGAACTTGATACGCTGGGAATGGTGAGGATACTGGAAGTGCTGGAAAATTCAATAATTCAATAA
- a CDS encoding helix-turn-helix transcriptional regulator: MKSRKKALFPKHIQILVKLGENIRLARKRRKLKTTEVAERAGIDRSTLYKVELGSPSVSIGAYFNVLRALGLQNDLLKLAVDDAMGRDLQDAELLNRK; the protein is encoded by the coding sequence ATGAAATCAAGGAAGAAAGCCCTTTTCCCAAAGCATATACAGATCCTTGTAAAGCTCGGCGAAAACATCCGGCTTGCGCGTAAACGCAGGAAACTGAAGACAACAGAAGTGGCTGAGCGTGCCGGAATAGATCGCAGTACGTTGTACAAAGTTGAACTCGGCTCTCCTTCTGTTTCTATTGGTGCTTATTTCAATGTACTGCGTGCACTGGGGCTACAGAATGATCTTCTGAAACTGGCAGTCGATGATGCGATGGGTCGCGATCTGCAGGACGCGGAATTACTGAACAGAAAATAA
- a CDS encoding HipA domain-containing protein: protein MTTAQKEIFVHAGWTDAKSPALIGVLSAQQGKGRRSFDFEFDHQWLKEQKPFLLDHDLTWHSGKQFPNGKTIFGMFYDAIPDTWGRVLMRRRESVLAREEKRTVRTLHELDFLLGVNDESRMGGLRFKTEQNGNFINADGTHPIPMLSTIRELQHGISLIESEKENNEVRKWLKILLAPGSSLGGARPKTNVMNERGDLWIAKFSSKDDTIDKGAWEFLAYQLALKAGIKMSECRLEKIAGRHHTFFTKRFDRVKQKRIHFASAMAMTGNDESLIKENRPSYLDIAEFIQFNETNNKKELHELWRRMVFNIAISNTDDHLRNHGFLLHENGWQLSPAFDINPSVDKETLALNIDTDSGELDFALAKSVGEYFQLNKASMEKIMSEVDKAVRGWKTVATKIGISRAEQELMVAAFRV, encoded by the coding sequence ATGACGACGGCGCAAAAAGAAATATTCGTTCATGCAGGCTGGACAGATGCAAAAAGTCCGGCGCTGATCGGTGTGCTTTCTGCTCAACAGGGAAAAGGCAGAAGGTCGTTCGATTTTGAATTCGATCATCAATGGCTAAAGGAACAGAAACCATTCCTGCTCGATCACGATCTTACCTGGCATAGTGGAAAACAATTTCCGAATGGAAAAACTATTTTCGGAATGTTCTACGATGCCATACCCGATACATGGGGGCGCGTGCTCATGCGCAGGCGCGAGTCCGTTCTTGCGCGTGAAGAAAAACGTACGGTGCGCACGCTGCACGAATTGGATTTTCTTCTCGGCGTGAATGATGAAAGCAGGATGGGAGGATTGCGTTTCAAAACAGAACAGAATGGAAATTTCATCAATGCAGATGGGACGCATCCGATTCCAATGTTGTCAACGATCCGGGAACTGCAACATGGAATTTCTCTTATCGAATCCGAAAAAGAAAATAATGAAGTCCGCAAATGGCTTAAAATTCTTCTCGCACCCGGATCTTCGCTCGGTGGTGCACGACCAAAAACGAATGTGATGAACGAGCGCGGAGATTTGTGGATCGCGAAATTTTCTTCGAAGGATGATACGATCGACAAAGGAGCATGGGAATTTCTCGCTTACCAACTCGCGCTGAAAGCTGGAATAAAAATGTCGGAATGCAGATTAGAAAAGATCGCCGGGCGACATCATACTTTTTTCACAAAAAGATTCGACCGTGTAAAACAAAAGCGAATTCATTTCGCTTCAGCAATGGCAATGACAGGAAATGACGAAAGTTTGATAAAAGAAAATCGCCCATCTTATCTTGATATCGCCGAATTCATCCAGTTCAATGAAACAAACAATAAAAAAGAATTGCATGAACTCTGGCGGCGAATGGTTTTCAATATCGCCATTTCCAATACAGATGACCATCTGCGCAATCACGGATTTCTATTGCACGAAAACGGCTGGCAACTCTCTCCAGCTTTTGATATCAATCCTTCCGTTGACAAAGAAACACTCGCCCTGAACATTGATACGGATTCCGGCGAACTTGATTTTGCTCTCGCAAAAAGTGTTGGTGAATATTTTCAACTGAACAAAGCTTCGATGGAAAAAATTATGAGTGAAGTTGACAAAGCTGTGCGCGGATGGAAAACTGTTGCAACAAAGATCGGAATCTCCCGCGCGGAACAGGAATTGATGGTGGCGGCGTTTCGGGTTTGA
- a CDS encoding sigma-70 family RNA polymerase sigma factor, whose product MRYDQLQDQELVDLYIAGKESCLEVLITRHKKRVFSYIMMVVRDRHLAEDVFQDTFIKVIHTLKRGTYNDEGKFLPWVLRIAHNLVIDHFRRLKRMPIVDGGEDFDIFDVITLRQGNVEDRIVKSQMRSDIRKAIENLPSEQREVLVMRHYLDMSFKEIADTTNVSINTALGRMRYALINMRKALEPQKIALSA is encoded by the coding sequence ATGCGTTACGACCAATTGCAAGACCAGGAACTGGTCGACCTGTACATCGCCGGTAAAGAATCCTGCCTCGAAGTATTGATCACCCGCCACAAGAAGAGAGTCTTCTCGTACATTATGATGGTTGTGCGCGACCGCCATCTTGCAGAAGATGTTTTTCAGGATACATTTATCAAGGTCATTCACACACTGAAGCGCGGTACCTACAACGACGAAGGAAAATTTCTTCCGTGGGTTTTACGCATTGCGCATAATCTTGTGATCGACCATTTCCGCCGGCTCAAGCGAATGCCGATCGTTGACGGAGGAGAAGACTTCGATATTTTCGATGTCATCACACTTCGCCAGGGAAATGTGGAAGACCGCATTGTAAAATCACAAATGAGAAGTGACATCCGCAAGGCCATCGAAAATCTTCCATCCGAACAAAGGGAAGTACTCGTTATGCGTCACTATCTCGATATGAGTTTCAAAGAAATTGCCGACACCACCAACGTCAGCATCAATACTGCCCTCGGCCGTATGCGTTATGCGCTCATCAATATGCGCAAGGCGCTCGAGCCACAAAAGATCGCTCTCTCTGCGTAA